One window from the genome of Pandoraea fibrosis encodes:
- a CDS encoding HIT family protein, producing MECPFCTGDGGDVVWRDPVLRVVLANENGYPGFARVIWHAHVAEMSDLPEAAREHVMRVVFGVETAQRTVMSPDKVNVASLGNMVPHVHWHVIPRYRDDVHFPGSVWSAPQREVPQALLAERAAWMPALREAIVAELDRIPAWPA from the coding sequence ATGGAATGTCCGTTTTGCACGGGGGATGGCGGCGACGTCGTGTGGCGCGACCCGGTGCTGCGCGTGGTGCTCGCGAACGAGAACGGCTATCCGGGCTTCGCGCGGGTCATCTGGCATGCCCACGTCGCCGAGATGAGCGATCTGCCCGAAGCGGCGCGCGAGCATGTCATGCGTGTGGTGTTTGGCGTCGAGACCGCGCAGCGCACGGTCATGTCGCCGGACAAGGTCAATGTGGCCAGCCTGGGCAATATGGTGCCGCACGTGCATTGGCATGTGATTCCGCGCTATCGGGACGACGTCCATTTCCCCGGATCGGTCTGGAGCGCACCGCAACGCGAGGTGCCGCAGGCGCTCCTCGCCGAGCGCGCGGCCTGGATGCCCGCGTTGCGCGAGGCTATCGTGGCAGAATTGGACCGCATTCCGGCGTGGCCGGCATGA
- a CDS encoding gamma-butyrobetaine hydroxylase-like domain-containing protein, translating to MAGLEKDTPIPVSLTLHRASKVLELGYEDGKHYRLPFELLRVLSPSAEVRGHGPGQETLQTGKRDVTLNGLEPIGNYAVRPVFSDGHDTGIYSWDYLYELCVRQDALWQEYLDKLAAAGVDRDTPMPSPAAGGCHHH from the coding sequence ATGGCTGGGCTGGAGAAAGACACGCCGATTCCCGTTTCCCTGACGCTGCATCGTGCATCAAAGGTGCTGGAACTTGGTTACGAAGACGGCAAACACTACCGCCTGCCGTTCGAATTGCTGCGCGTACTCTCGCCGTCGGCGGAAGTGCGTGGTCACGGACCAGGGCAGGAAACGCTGCAAACCGGCAAGCGTGACGTCACGCTGAACGGCCTCGAGCCGATCGGCAACTACGCGGTGCGCCCGGTCTTTTCGGACGGTCACGACACCGGCATCTATTCGTGGGATTACCTCTACGAGCTGTGCGTGCGTCAGGACGCACTGTGGCAGGAATACCTGGACAAGCTCGCGGCGGCGGGTGTCGATCGCGACACGCCGATGCCGTCGCCCGCTGCCGGTGGCTGCCACCACCATTGA
- the ubiE gene encoding bifunctional demethylmenaquinone methyltransferase/2-methoxy-6-polyprenyl-1,4-benzoquinol methylase UbiE, with translation MGQQTHFGYETVDEKEKAGKVAEVFHSVASKYDIMNDLMSGGLHRIWKAFTIGRAAVRPGFKVLDIAGGTGDLSKAFARAAGPTGEVWLTDINESMLRVGRDRLLDAGIVTPALLCDAEKLPFPSNYFDVVTVAFGLRNMTHKDAALAEMRRVIKPGGKVMVLEFSKVWQPLEKAYDAYSFKVLPWLGSRIAGDAESYRYLAESIRMHPDQETLKTMMEEVGLERVEYHNLTAGVVALHIGRKF, from the coding sequence ATGGGCCAACAGACCCACTTCGGTTATGAAACCGTCGACGAGAAGGAAAAGGCCGGCAAGGTGGCCGAGGTGTTCCACTCGGTCGCCAGCAAGTACGACATCATGAACGACCTGATGTCGGGCGGCCTGCACCGGATCTGGAAGGCCTTCACGATCGGCCGCGCCGCCGTGCGTCCCGGCTTCAAGGTGCTCGACATTGCCGGTGGCACCGGCGACCTTTCCAAGGCGTTTGCCCGCGCGGCCGGCCCGACCGGCGAAGTCTGGCTCACGGACATCAACGAATCGATGCTGCGCGTGGGCCGCGATCGTCTGCTCGATGCCGGCATCGTCACCCCGGCCCTGCTGTGCGACGCCGAGAAGCTGCCGTTCCCGTCGAACTATTTCGATGTAGTGACCGTGGCCTTCGGCCTGCGCAATATGACGCACAAGGACGCCGCCCTCGCGGAGATGCGCCGGGTCATCAAGCCGGGCGGCAAGGTGATGGTGCTGGAATTCTCGAAGGTCTGGCAGCCGCTGGAAAAGGCATACGACGCCTATTCGTTCAAGGTGCTGCCGTGGCTCGGTTCGCGCATTGCGGGCGACGCCGAAAGCTACCGCTATCTGGCCGAGTCGATCCGCATGCACCCGGACCAGGAAACGCTCAAGACAATGATGGAAGAGGTCGGTCTGGAGCGTGTGGAATATCACAACCTGACAGCCGGCGTGGTCGCGCTGCATATCGGACGCAAATTCTGA
- a CDS encoding Tim44 domain-containing protein: MFQFLKNKLLLGVVAGVLAVGMTIADADAKRVGGGRSIGKQSNTVTQRQQTPQQPNQAAPGAAPQQAAPAAAGAGAAGAAAAKPANRWLGPIAGLAAGLGIAALLSHFGMGGAFASMMANVIIIALIAFAAMWLIRRFRGNKSQSQTPAYAGAGNDASNNSLRQSWDSQQQPSSQPASSAQPSLSAVPAAAAGAAAVAEPFGVPAGFDAEGFLRSAKVYFNRLQAAWDKGDQADINEFTTPQMFAEIKMDLEERGKSTNRTDVVQLDAELLGIEQTATEYMASVRFSGLIREAEGAPAEPFNEVWNLTKPVAGSGGWVLAGIQQL; the protein is encoded by the coding sequence ATGTTCCAGTTCCTGAAAAACAAGCTGTTGTTGGGCGTGGTGGCCGGCGTATTGGCGGTCGGCATGACGATCGCGGACGCCGATGCCAAACGCGTTGGCGGCGGCCGGAGCATCGGCAAGCAGTCCAACACCGTGACGCAACGCCAGCAAACGCCGCAACAACCGAACCAGGCCGCACCGGGTGCTGCACCGCAGCAAGCCGCGCCGGCAGCCGCAGGTGCGGGAGCGGCAGGGGCCGCCGCCGCCAAGCCGGCCAATCGCTGGCTCGGCCCGATCGCCGGTCTGGCCGCGGGTCTCGGCATCGCCGCGCTGCTGTCGCACTTCGGTATGGGCGGCGCCTTCGCAAGCATGATGGCCAACGTCATCATCATTGCGCTGATCGCGTTCGCTGCCATGTGGCTGATCCGCCGTTTCCGCGGCAATAAGTCGCAGTCGCAGACGCCGGCCTATGCAGGCGCAGGCAACGACGCGTCGAACAACTCCCTGCGTCAGTCGTGGGATAGCCAGCAGCAGCCGTCGTCGCAACCGGCATCGTCGGCCCAACCGTCGCTGTCGGCCGTGCCGGCAGCCGCGGCGGGCGCCGCCGCTGTTGCCGAGCCGTTCGGTGTGCCGGCGGGCTTCGACGCCGAAGGCTTCCTGCGCAGCGCCAAGGTGTACTTCAACCGTCTGCAAGCCGCATGGGACAAGGGCGATCAAGCCGATATCAACGAGTTCACCACGCCGCAGATGTTCGCGGAAATCAAGATGGACCTCGAAGAGCGCGGCAAGTCGACCAACCGTACTGACGTCGTGCAACTCGACGCCGAACTGCTCGGTATCGAGCAAACGGCGACCGAGTACATGGCAAGCGTTCGCTTCTCGGGCTTGATCCGCGAAGCCGAAGGTGCCCCGGCCGAGCCGTTCAATGAAGTGTGGAACCTGACCAAGCCGGTCGCCGGTAGCGGTGGTTGGGTCCTCGCGGGAATTCAGCAGCTCTAA
- a CDS encoding ubiquinone biosynthesis accessory factor UbiJ — protein MTVAAKAFAATVNHLLAREPWARERLRHHIGASARLAMSAIDLRLRVGDDGYLAAAESDLPCDVSISVPPAALADFAGGGQAAVMRHVKIEGDAEFANTVSYLAQHLRWEAAEDLSKVIGDAAAHRVTQTGKAVVASARRTGDTLARSLADYLVEENPLLVARVRLDAMRTDISTLRDDLARLEKRIEKLERQKGPRDGTAVPASRTQGGR, from the coding sequence ATGACCGTAGCCGCCAAAGCCTTTGCCGCCACCGTGAATCATCTGCTCGCCCGCGAACCGTGGGCGCGCGAGCGTTTGCGCCATCATATCGGTGCGTCTGCCCGGCTTGCGATGTCAGCCATCGACCTGCGCCTGCGCGTGGGCGATGACGGTTACCTCGCCGCCGCCGAATCGGACCTGCCTTGCGACGTCAGCATCTCGGTGCCCCCGGCGGCGCTCGCCGATTTCGCGGGCGGCGGTCAGGCCGCTGTCATGCGTCACGTCAAGATCGAAGGCGATGCCGAGTTCGCCAATACCGTGTCGTATCTTGCCCAGCATTTGCGCTGGGAGGCCGCCGAAGACCTGAGCAAGGTGATCGGCGACGCTGCCGCGCATCGGGTGACGCAAACCGGCAAGGCCGTCGTCGCCAGCGCACGCCGCACGGGCGACACGCTGGCCCGCTCGCTCGCCGATTACCTCGTGGAAGAGAATCCGCTGCTCGTGGCGCGTGTGCGCCTCGATGCGATGCGCACCGACATCAGCACGTTGCGCGACGACCTCGCGCGTCTGGAGAAACGCATCGAAAAGCTCGAACGCCAGAAGGGCCCGCGCGACGGCACCGCCGTCCCGGCATCCCGCACTCAGGGAGGCCGCTGA